A single region of the Micropterus dolomieu isolate WLL.071019.BEF.003 ecotype Adirondacks linkage group LG18, ASM2129224v1, whole genome shotgun sequence genome encodes:
- the nudt2 gene encoding bis(5'-nucleosyl)-tetraphosphatase [asymmetrical] isoform X1, producing the protein MVLRACGFIVFRRLASRVPPPDNIEYLLLQTSYGTHHWTPPKGHVDPGEDDLTTALRETKEEAGLGAEHLRVIDGFLQELRYEVQGKPKEVLYWLAELRDPGTAVTLSDEHRDYRWARLEEACTLAQYKDLQDTLRSAHRYLGALQDKQ; encoded by the exons ATGGTGCTGCGTGCTTGTGGCTTTATAGTGTTTCGTCGTCTAGCTAGTCGTGTCCCTCCACCAGACAACATCGAGTACCTCCTCTTGCAGACCTCTTATGGGACACACCACTGGACCCCGCCCAAAG GTCATGTGGACCCAGGCGAGGATGACCTCACCACAGCTCTGAGagagaccaaggaggaggccggGCTGGGGGCGGAGCACCTGCGGGTGATTGACGGATTTTTGCAGGAGCTGCGTTACGAGGTGCAAGGAAAGCCCAAAGAGGTGCTGTACTGGCTGGCCGAGCTGAGAGACCCAGGGACAGCGGTTACTTTGTCTGACGAGCACAGGGACTACCGCTGGGCACGGCTGGAGGAAGCCTGCACTCTGGCTCAGTACAAAGACCTGCAGGACACACTGAGATCAGCACACAGATACCTGGGGGCTCTGCAGGACAAACAGTGA
- the nudt2 gene encoding bis(5'-nucleosyl)-tetraphosphatase [asymmetrical] isoform X2 has product MGHTTGPRPKVFTSSKTAHLSGHVDPGEDDLTTALRETKEEAGLGAEHLRVIDGFLQELRYEVQGKPKEVLYWLAELRDPGTAVTLSDEHRDYRWARLEEACTLAQYKDLQDTLRSAHRYLGALQDKQ; this is encoded by the exons ATGGGACACACCACTGGACCCCGCCCAAAGGTGTTTACAAGTTCAAAAACAGCACATCTATCAG GTCATGTGGACCCAGGCGAGGATGACCTCACCACAGCTCTGAGagagaccaaggaggaggccggGCTGGGGGCGGAGCACCTGCGGGTGATTGACGGATTTTTGCAGGAGCTGCGTTACGAGGTGCAAGGAAAGCCCAAAGAGGTGCTGTACTGGCTGGCCGAGCTGAGAGACCCAGGGACAGCGGTTACTTTGTCTGACGAGCACAGGGACTACCGCTGGGCACGGCTGGAGGAAGCCTGCACTCTGGCTCAGTACAAAGACCTGCAGGACACACTGAGATCAGCACACAGATACCTGGGGGCTCTGCAGGACAAACAGTGA